The Vigna unguiculata cultivar IT97K-499-35 chromosome 1, ASM411807v1, whole genome shotgun sequence nucleotide sequence taaagtttattgaaAAAacgttttataaaatttaacaataaaatataattattacatttttaccatttaaaacttaaataagaATTTTTGCTCTTTTAGTAAATCATATCAcatcaatttacttttttatgacTATTTATCcgaagaataattatattttaacttatttttaatttatcatttcaaCCACTTTTAGACTATCACatcacattattaaaataaaaataaaaataaataattgaagaatGATCGAACTAATTggttaaaaattgataaaataagaaGAGCAAAATGTTATCTTTATCTGAAAAAGAATtatcagaaaaaaaatggaagaaacattaaaagatGTGTCCTAATGTAAAATCAAGTGAGTTCAAaggaataaaaattattttatcgtTTTTTTTCACTTATTCTTTAATCTAGGTgctctttcttcttttatttctattctttctaaCCAAATAAAACCAAAGTGTTTGGAGACATCAacactttctttcttttagaGAATGTGGTTAGGACGAAGATGCTGCCAATAAATTATCTCTCCTCTCTATATATAGGGATTAATctcatgaaataaaattttagggaagaagaaaagaaaactatggTATGCACTTTAATTTTCAATGTGTAAGTCCTTCTTtctagtttttaaatattattatattgggATTTTGTTTGATCTCTAGTTTTTAAATAAGAATTAGAAAATCTGTTTTATTTAGAGATAAATtctaaatagataaaataattatagataaaaaataaacattttttctttattttattcaaaattttatttctttgaatCTACTTTGTTTATAAAATCTTAAGATTAAAGAAggatttgacaaatttttatattgtcatAGTATACACCTGTTTAAGTCCGCATTTATTTAAGTTCGTATTCCACCTAAATCCGcatttgaaagagaaaatttcCGAATCGCAACCTGGATCGCAATTtttgtgactttatttttagaaaatgttaTTTCTTGAGTGCCTTTGCATTTCGTGTGTCCTTAACTACTCATCTTTCGCATTGAGGCAAATTGTTCTTTTTAGtaaatatatgatttattatatgactcataatatttcataattatatcaCCTCTAATATTTCATAAGTCTGCATCCCAATTAAGTCTATACCAAACTTTCCAGATCAAATGCAGATTTAAGAAAACATACAATGTATAACATTGATGAAGATAAAGAGTATAATAGGTACATGTAAGTTCTTAGTAAGTAGTTCAATCTCTATTAAgccttttattctttttttagtgGTTTGTTAAGGAAAGATATAGAGATCAAGAACTTCtgacactacaagaaaaaatgatattacCGACGAccaaaattcgtcggtaaattAACATTATCGATGGTAGGagaaatttttaacttattaacaCACATTACATATGCATAAGAAGATTTAAttgttagaagtgggttttaagcttaactcaaccccacaaaaccagcttgtaaggtgaggtttgcacctcacttatattgtgaattgaccttatctctagtcgatgtgagacttccaacacacctcCTCATGCCGAGACCCCCTCATGTCGAGGTATAAacatctcgtgcgtgggacaAAAAATTAGACCTCATgtcgaggtatatacatctcgtgcgtgggacaAGAAATTAGAGGGTGGTCTGTTAGCGGCCCGATATCAggtggaacagaatgtccaagaaagttcgctaggataggctctaacttggctatgataccatgttagaagtgagctttaagcctaactcaacccccacaaaaccggcttgtaaggtgaggtttgcacctcacttatatattgtaaattgaccttatctctaatcgatgtgggacttccaacattAATATTCATAtgattcaatttatttaaactataaTGTAGTTTTGttcattcatatgaaaaattacatgagatttcatttatattaaacTACTTTTAGAGTGTGTTTCTTTAAAGAGATGGATTTGACAGAGAgtatgaggatgaatttggatGAATATGGGTGGATTTGAGTGGATGATTTTGTGTTTCTTTAAAGAGATTTGAGGGTGGAAATGAGTGAATTTGGAGATGAAGTTTGTGAAAGTTTGTAAGtgatttaatttatatgatagataaaaaaaattcaataaattaaaattgtaagattactattttacccttgtaattaaaattaatatattattaatattattataattatttgttataatatatatatatatatatatatatatatatatatatatatatatatatatataaaccataCACACACATGGATCGATTCACTAACCGATCCTCACTAACTCACACCACACACTGGAATTGATTCACTAACTCACATACACAACACCCTTTAACACATCCCACCCACGCACAACACTCATACACAAAGGATAGAATAGTAAACTCTACGTTCATCTTCACAAATCTTCGCAACTTTGGTGAGACGAGAAATTGAATGTATCTCACAAATTCATTGTCGCACTCACTCTCAAATTAGCAAAAATTAGCAAATTCGAACACCGTCCATTTCACCAAATCCATCCATTACACAAATCAGTTAAAAGAGAACACAACGTTagagtatatttatttttataatagtttatttcaattttatgatgggttaatttaattcatatattttgttcatCTTTAGATTCAAGCGACATGTAACATAACCTAAACTTCAGTGTTTATAGAGGTATATTGTAAGAAGGTTcactttgaatttttatttttttaatagaatagTTTGAGAAACCCACTACCtaactaaataaaagaaatatagtcTAATTGAAATGTATATCAGGCTTAATACATACAAAACCTGTCGCCAACCAATAGAAGtttaatttacattaaattGAGCTGAGTTTAACCTACTCACCGAAAAACCAAAAAACCCTAATCCAATTTGTTTATGTTGAATTAGATTGTCAAATTATCCAAACCTTCCTTCTTCTCAACATTCATTTGGAAATCACAATTGAAGCTTGATATAGTCATAAATATGTTGTAAAGTTACATACTTAAACATAATCTGTTAaaaacagatctgtctaatacTCTTAGCCACAAAGGGATATATGTTGATTAATGAGTTTTCACTTATTTAATGTGaatcttgaaggagtctttagggtttaaaactcaattaatcaatatcgcagttctgggttaatggactgttcaaatcaatcaagaaagattaagaGAGAGAATAAGGaatcaagacacacaatttatactggttcgattcaaggcgaatctacatccagtcttctcctaagtaacacacttaggaggattccactaaacagaaagtatccaagaattacaagcacgcCTATGTAATTCTAAACCCCCCCAAAATTCAAGAACTTGATtcaccaatcaagaactccccctaggagcaatgcatccttgcaattgcacctaggcctacacttcacacaATGAAGCATTGTAATTAGAAATACAATAAACAgaatcaagaaacgaatacacctatgttgtgcagatttgacaaaAGGCTCCTTGATTCAAGCAAGACCCATCATGGTAGAGTTAaccatcaatcttcttggaTCTGCACTTGAGTGATCTTCCACAACTTTCAGAAACTCTGTGACTCTCAGGAGGAACTCTTTCAGATGGAAGATTGTGTGATCTGTCAGATTTCCCTCTGCTTTCTTTAACAAATTCTAAAGACAACTTTTATATAGAGTTTTCTGCTGTCACTAATTGATTAGCAaattacctaatcgattatcgtgagtatgtTTTCACTTCCTTTGTgccatactcacagctaatccattagttacaAAACTAATCATATGCAAGATTTCACATCAGGCCTAAAGATAcctttgataaagagaagctagTTGCCTAATtcatatcctaactggaccatGCTGTGTTTTACTCTTAGACCAATAGACATCATCAACAAATATTCTTCATTCATGGgtgaagtagctcccccttCCAACATAATCAACATCGATAACTACATGAATTTCTATGAAATTGTTTACACAAGGGTAACAGAGACTTACAAGTTtacaattttggaaaataacATGGATAAAAAGAGTCTCATTTCTCTAACTACAAGCATTATTTTAGTAGTTGTTATTACAAGTTCAAAATaaacatgtcaaagtgagccaatcCGGCTCACACAGGTTGACTCACTATGAGttgggttgaaaatgagtgaactcaacccgactcactttatggtgagccaTAAATTTTGTAATCCGGTTTaatccaccacgggttggtggatTAAGTGGGTTAGCTTACCCAcctacttaaaaaaaatatttatttacttattctttagtatttaaatatttaaataaatttttaagtaacccatgagatgacaatcatagtaaaatcaaactaaacatttttgtcatgttaatttagaaaaaaatatttataagacgattgcttgagtaatttactataaagattatagttaaagattaaagtatcaacatacgtaacttgacaatcaaattaattaaacattcaatgtattcaaatattattgaacaacattctagcatttaaaaatatgaaagtgtgaataatttcttaaaacaattaaaaaaaattgtaaaaaaatattagtgggttaagtgggccaacccaccttcaacccgggtCGTACCCGTTTAACCAGTAAATTAAGTAagtcgggttgagttcaacccacttttgaaaaaattgaatttttcttaaTCCAACCCGACTCGAACACATGGTGAGCCGGATtagctcacgggttgaaacccattttgacatctctagttCAAAATATAGCTTactattaatttataaagaCAATATAAAAGGTAAGAGTATGACTTTAAATTGAAGATAATATGATAAGTCATATGCAATTACTTCAATACCATATGTGTTACAAGAACACAGCACACAAATAATACAACATAGGTACCCACTTAGGTGTGGTTTATTAAGTTTTCAACATATATAATTGATGCATAAGAAAGGTGAAGTATGATCCATAAagcatcaatttttatttccCAACATAGGACATAAGAGAGACATTGATTTAGTTGTGGTTGTTGGTAAAGTATTCATCAATCTTTTTGGTCTCGTCAACTGTAAGTTGCAACATGGTACGAGGGTCATGAATGCTGTCATTTTGTTTCTCATATTCCACAGCCCAATTCACAACACTTCCTCCCTTTTCCTTTGGAGTAGCTTGCATTATGAACTTGAAGCTCTTGTAATGTTCCATCACATCTCCCTCTATAACCTTAAAGCTCATCTTATACTTTTCCTTGTCAATGTCTTCGACAATCTCTTTCGCCACTCTGGTTTTTCCCTCTGTTCAAAATGGAACATCACAGTGAAACCATTTCTTTTATAATCGAAGAATGattaaaaagatagaaaatttattaatatatataataatgtgAGTTGTTTTGCTTGTTGTTGtctatattttgaattgattgCACAGAAAATTCACATTGAAGTAATATATGTTTGCATAGAACTCTGAGAGAACACTGTGCATTAGTGTTAAAGTCAAGTTTGATAGGCTTAAACCTTTCAAAACCTTAGTTGTTTGGTCGATTAAAGACAAATTAAAGAAGTTGAAGGTTGAGTCGTTTCGGGCCGAAAGTTAAGTCGAATTTAGTCAAGTCAAAGATTGAATCGGGTCGAGTCGGATCACAGGTCAAGCCTAGGTTGAGCCGGGTTTGTCTAAGTTGAAAGTCAAGTTTATCTGATTGGACAAAAGGTCAAGTCAGGTCGAAGTTTGAGCCGTTCCAGCTAGACCGGCTTGGAGTCAGACCAAAGGTCGACTTTAACCAAAAGTCAAGACGAATTATATTGAATTGAAAGTcgagttaaattattttagactCAAAGGTAAAGTTGAGTTCGtcatagaaataaaaattaaattgctttatccaaataagaaaattaaaatttaaaatatttcaattgatacatccaaactaattatttaataaatgaaaagaattcaattacaaataattCAATTACTTGGTATTTTAATCTCTTGGAATTGTTGAAATTTTTTGTCCAAATACAAAGTTATTATAACTagataaatcttttaaaatagaattattaGAAAAACACAACATCAATAACACGAGTCTAATTTAAATAAggattaatatcatttttaattcaaaatttaaaataataaatttatgaattttcacttttatatattattaaagttctccacttttattttttttagccgAAGTAAAATTTAACTCACTTAAATTCTTAACAGAATTTAACATAAGTTAATCCTGGAGTAACTTAATCCTTGAGTAAAGAGTTAATTGTGTATAAAAAGACGTGGAGGATGATAAGATGAAGGATATAAAAAGAGAATTAATAGGTTTTGTTTGCAGTAATTATGTTAATATGCGTTCCAGTGTAGTGAGTTTTGGAGAGATCTGGTATGTATGTTCGGTGTGCCTAACACAAAAACGTGGAGCGGTGTGTTCGGTTTGCAGCAGGAAACAAGAATACGTGTAGCAGTGGAAATTAATTAGGTTTGCTGGAAAATTCAGCGCTTGTCgccaaagaaaaattttaaaaatgtttcgATTGAATTCTGATGGCTGGATTGTTGTCGATTATCatatattcaatattattatctatatatttaataggttaaaatatttttttttccaatttttttaagttttgtcaaataaattataattttggttttgtgttcaaataggtcttaatttttatcaattttgtttaattaggtCTTTTTTACTAAcactgtttaaattattaacggccatgaacaataattgccacatgtcactttatgattcttttgaatttttatttttttatatatttttttaaatttttattttttaaaatttttttaaatatccacgtgtcaacccagtaacgtgtcacgtgtcaaagtcaatgttttatattcaatttggtccctatatttattatttttgttcaatttagtcctagtttttattaacattgaatcaaattggaaccaaatttaatttttatatcaaagttataatgatttgaattttaatatattatataaaaatatttaataaaaaaaagtgaattttaatataaaaattaaattttgttctaatttggagagggaccaattTGGtttatgttaacaaaaattatgactaaattaaacaaaaataacaaatataagaaccaaattgaacataaaacattgactttgacatgtgacacactCTTAGGTTGATACGtgaacatttaatttttttttaaaagaataaaaaacgataaaaataaaataaaaaagccacaaagtgacacgtgacagttacTGTTTATgaccattaatgatttaaacggtgttagtaaaaaaaactcaattgaacaaaattgccGAAAATTagaacctatttgaacacaatcaaaattaggacttatttgacaaaacttgacaaaaaattaggataaaaaaagtattttaacctatttaatattattatgtatttaagATATTGTTGgatgttatatttaaatcgTCTTGACTTCTTAGTGAAATTAAAGGTTGCAGTAACTTTTGTAGGAATGACTAAAAGTTGATTCTGGAATGAGGTAATGAATTTTAACGTTGTAGCTAGCAGAATTTGTAGCTGACAGATTTGGTTCTTTCTCCTCATTCAAGAGACCATGTTTAAAGGAATTTTGAATTGTATGAGATGAGAATGTTTGATTTTGAAGTTGAAGTTTGAGTACATACCGTGAAAATAAGTCCAGGTGATGACGGATTTGTCAGTGCCCCATTGACCTTGTTGAATATCAACAGATTGCACCAATTCAGGAAAAATGTTGGCAATAACGTATGTTTTGTTGCAGAAAACATCATAGAACTTGTCAGCAGAAGCCTTGATATGAACCTCAGTTTCCTCCTTTTGAAGTTGAGAGTATGCCATATTTTCTTAGTGCTTGCTATGTAAAATCTGCGTTGAGTGCAGTTATATATACGTGTTCGGACTAATGGGAATTtgtagggttttttttttcatagtagGCAAATATGCCTATTTTATTACGAAAAtagcatatttttaaaaaattatgaaagtagACAAATCGTGTTGtcttcacacatttttaaatgaagaaatcGTCCATTCCTATTACGTTTTTTTTGGATGGTCAAACAGTCAAATGAAAAAATCGTGTTGGAATACACGATTTTGGACCTAAAATCGTGTTGGgaaaagatattttttcttaGTAATCTATTAGTAATCGATTACGATgtattgtaatcgattactgatatatattttgtaattctgGGTtcctgtaatcgattacacatatttggtaatcgattacaaagCAAAAACATCTTATCTCCACATAATTTTAGGTCCAAAAACGTGTATTCAACACAATTTCTTCATTTGACTATTTAACCATctaaaatcaaagaaaatattaggaggatgaacAATTTCTTCATTAAAAATCGTATAAACAACACTATTTACCTACTttcgtaattttttaaaaatttgtctatttttatAATAGGACAATAATACTTTAATCCACTTTTTtaacccacttttaacccactACTTCAATTACCATtaaatcatcacatcacatcattaaaaagaatcaaaatagatGATCTAATGATAATTGAAATACTAagttaaaaatggataaaaaaaaagattaaaatatcattttcctttcatAATAAAATAGGCAGATTTgcctatgaaaaaaaaaaaccgaatTTGTCATTCATTGTATTGTAAAAAAGTCAAAAAGAGAGTTTGTTGGCATGATTAATTAATGGTGTATTATGCTTTGATAGCATCTTAAAGTGCATTGTTAGGCGAATACGTGGCTAAGCATCTTTTACTTTTCATATTTGGTTTATGATAATACAAGTGCTCGCAATAATAGACTCTCGGGTTCATCACAAGCCAGAACAAGAGTAATATATTTCTGATATAAAACTCTTGGAATATAGCCTTTTACCACAAATGCGtccttcatatatatatatatagaataattatctatattatcaagttaaattttagttttatagcATGATAATTGTTTATgttagattttattaaaattgaataaaaataataatttttttattaacaaagaataatataatcataataaaaaagtaattaaataattcattaatgTTAACTTATAAGCAAAATCTTATTTAtgattgtaaaatttatatatatatatatatatatatataagtttataaATTCACGTCACCCTCTCTTTTTTGAGGATCACAAGTTGTTTTACATTTTGATTTTCTGATTTTGATTGATCTTTATTTTGTTAGAGTTACTAAGCAAGTGTATCAATGTGTActggtttatttttttataagggTTAGAATATTTCTTAAatgttctttttaatttaaatttattttttgttaataaaaaaaagaaaaaaagatttaagttagggtaacatatatttttagttacttctatttttaatatttaaataaatatttggttggctttatattctataattttttttattaatttagttcccggtattaaaataatgaatttttgtTAAGGTAAAATTTCTTACTATTAACACAAATAACATATAACACAAACGTGCTCAGTTCACTCCTACTAATTACTGATGcactttattattaatatttttttattggtaaaaaatatattaataatagaaCATTTAAAGTACccttttaaaaagaatatatgcAAACtcttttagaaaaacaaaatctagttttatataacaaaattttggtGTTCGATCGGTATCAAATtccccaaaaaaaaaatataatgtgcTTTGTCATTGTAATCAGAATGAATATTGTATTAATGGAGTTATTACTTCACTTATGCGCTTTATTATAATGATGCAATTGAGGGGTAATTAATTGTTAGGCCCCATAATTTACATCAATTGATATTTCTTATACAGCAACAACATAACATATATGAGCTTTATTTATGTATGAAACTAATGACGTATCTGTAATTCTCACAAGGTAAGAATCAATTTAGTTGGTGACTTCAGCTGCCAGTTACTCTTAACTCACAGAAATAATTTGGAAAACAGAGGGCACTACATCTATGTGTCTGTCTTATTTCACGATGAAAAGGAGACaagtttataaatttagttCTTACAACTGATAAACGAAAAAAATAGGAATTGTAATGGCATTGAAATAGAAATCCCTAAATGTACGTAAATATGCATAACAGAAaacaattacaatttatttaaaataataaataataaccgCTGAATTAGAAAGCCTAGTCAACATTTCCTCCCTTAAATTGTATGCTCCCTGCAAGAGTTTATCTTTGGTTCTTCACGCATGTCGAGTACATTTCACAAATGCTGAAAACTATCaattttaagtgattttgtCATTATATTTGCGAGTTGTTCTTTTGTGCTGCAGTAATCTAACATTATAACACCATTGTTGCATAAATCTCTCAAGAAATGAAATCTCACGTCAATATGTTTACTTTTTCCATGCAAAATTGAATTTTTGGATAACTTAATGGTAGAGGCATTATCGCACAACAGTAAGTAGCTCCTTCCTGGCAGTGTTCCAGATGTTCTAGAATTCTTCTAAGCCAAACACATTGGCAAGCACACAAAGTAGCTGCTATGAACTTTGCTTCAGTTGTCGATAAACTGACCACAAACTGTTTCTTTGATGCCCAAGAAATCACATCTCCTTCCAACATGAAAACATAACCATAAGTGCTCTTCCTATCTTCAAGATCCTCTGCATAATCACTATcaatataagaaattaattcTTCATTTCCTCCACCAACTTTGTAGAAAATTCTTAGATTTCGAGTTCCTTGTAAATATCTCAAGATATGCTTTGCTGCCAAGAAATGACTATCTTTAGGGTGTTCCATAAAGCGACTTATCAAGCTAACATAATGTGCAATATATGGTCTTGTAACATTCAAATACACGAGGCTACCTACAAGTTGCTTGAATATTGTTTTGTTAACTTCTGCTCCTTCATCTGTTTTTAACAACCTAGTCCCTGGAACAATGGGGTTTTTCACCAAATTACAGTCCAACATGTTAAAATTTCCCAGTAcatctttgatatattttttctgtCCAATAAAAATTCCTTCACAGCTTTGGAAAACCTCGATGCCCAAAAAATACCTCATTTTGCCTAAGTCAGTCATGGCAAACTCATTCATCATCATAGTTTTAAACTCTTGAAATAAAGACTCATGGCTATTTGTGTATATCaaatcatctacataaacaCACAATTAAGATTTTACCTCACTCCTTCTTTACAAATAGCGTGTGTTGTGGACACTTGAGAAATTTATTAGCTGCAAGATAAGACTCCAACTTGTTGTACCAAGCCCCAGGAGCTTGTTTAAGGCAGTATAGGGCCTTCTTTAATTTGTATACCTAGTGTTCACGCCTTTGAAAAACGTAGCCTAGTGGTTGTTTTGTGCAAAAATCTTCATTGGTTGCTCCATGTAGAAAGACTGACTTAATATCAAGTTGATAAATAGTCCATCTCCTTGTGGCTGCCAGTGCAACAACAATTCTAATGGTTTCAAGATGGGCTACTAGAGCAAAAATCTCTCTATAGTCGATCCCTTCCTCTTGAGTGTAGCCTTTTGCTACTAGATCCGTTTAGAATGGTGTGGTGGAGAAAGAGATCAGTAAGAAAGTTAAAGCAATACGATTTGAAAGAGAAGAGACAATCAATCTTGTCAAAGACGTTGAAGAAGAAGCAATGTTGTTGATGATGGGATATAGCTCAGGGGATGAGCACAAATAAGTGGAGAAGCCGACAATAAGGTTGAGTGTCATAAATCAGTCCAGTAGCATGAAAAGGTGTTCAAGACGTGCAGATAGCTTGAAAAGCTTGGAAAAGAGTGTAGAGATCTCAGACAACTTGAAAAGGGACTTGGAGAGCTCGATGGAGCATGAGGCCAACTCAATTAGATTGGTGGGAAGTCTGAATTGAT carries:
- the LOC114165113 gene encoding MLP-like protein 34, which translates into the protein MAYSQLQKEETEVHIKASADKFYDVFCNKTYVIANIFPELVQSVDIQQGQWGTDKSVITWTYFHEGKTRVAKEIVEDIDKEKYKMSFKVIEGDVMEHYKSFKFIMQATPKEKGGSVVNWAVEYEKQNDSIHDPRTMLQLTVDETKKIDEYFTNNHN